One part of the Glycine soja cultivar W05 chromosome 11, ASM419377v2, whole genome shotgun sequence genome encodes these proteins:
- the LOC114375711 gene encoding heat stress transcription factor B-2a-like, whose translation MNLFRQQLESTFKLSSMADNYNVLELNIGLGNNNNSKVGGHAGQSPRQRCPAPFLLKTYELLEELSENEKDSTKIVSWNAEGTGFVVWSPAEFSELTLPRYFKHNNFSSFIRQLNTYGFKKISSKKWEFKHEKFQRGCRHILGEITRKKCEPSVFPAYLKSSSEENNATSSMEENNDHHQLLMEENKNLKKERLELQMQIDECKTLEMKLLECLSQFMDSHQNKVRRLC comes from the exons ATGAACCTTTTTAGGCAACAGCTAGAGAGTACTTTTAAATTATCAAGCATGGCTGATAATTATAATGTGTTAGAGCTCAACATTGGTTtaggcaacaacaacaacagcaaagTTGGTGGTCATGCAGGGCAATCACCAAGGCAAAGGTGCCCTGCACCGTTTCTGTTGAAAACATACGAATTGTTGGAAGAATTAagtgagaatgaaaaagatagcACCAAAATTGTGTCGTGGAATGCAGAAGGAACTGGCTTTGTTGTGTGGTCCCCAGCTGAGTTCTCTGAGCTCACCTTGCCCAGATATTTCAAGCACAACAACTTCTCTAGCTTCATTCGCCAATTGAATACATAT gGATTTAAGAAAATATCCTCCAAAAAATGGGAATTCAAGCACGAGAAATTTCAGAGGGGTTGCAGGCACATACTAGGCGAAATCACGAGGAAAAAGTGCGAGCCAAGTGTGTTTCCTGCATACCTAAAGTCTTCTTCTGAGGAAAATAATGCAACGAGTTCCATGGAAGAAAACAATGATCATCATCAACTACTTATGGAGGAGAACAAGAACCTAAAGAAGGAGAGATTAGAGCTACAAATGCAGATAGATGAATGCAAAACACTTGAAATGAAGTTGTTGGAATGTCTCTCTCAATTTATGGACAGCCACCAAAATAAAGTTAGGAGACTATGttaa